The following are encoded in a window of Sphaeramia orbicularis chromosome 20, fSphaOr1.1, whole genome shotgun sequence genomic DNA:
- the LOC115411200 gene encoding uncharacterized protein LOC115411200 has translation MYLNAATNKAATAFSFFMRSTQLHGLPSRVRGDQGVENVDIARYMFATRGTGRASFISGKSVHNQRIERLWRDVWVAVTCKYHDVLHSLEEDGLLDISDVVHLFGVHYIFVPRLQADLDTFIRGWDNHTLRTEGGLTPEQLWCMGHLQDLDEGERLEELQDPDIDWESVILQEGSNGAVVVPEMECPLDDEALEELQRTVDPLGHSQSHGCDLYMQFLHKVSDITTSVKT, from the exons ATGTACTTGAATGCTGCAACAAATAAAGCAGCAACTGCATTCTCATTCTTCATGAGATCAACCCAGCTCCATGGCTTACCATCCAG GGTAAGAGGGGATCAGGGTGTCGAAAATGTAGACATCGCACGCTACATGTTTGCCACAAGGGGAACAGGAAGAGCAAGCTTCATCTCTGGAAAGAGCGTACACAACCAGAG AATAGAGCGACTTTGGCGTGACGTCTGGGTTGCAGTTACTTGCAAGTACCATGATGTCCTGCATTCTCTAGAGGAAGATGGTCTGCTTGATATCTCTGATGTGGTACACCTCTTTGGTGTGCACTACATCTTTGTCCCTCGACTCCAGGCCGACCTTGACACCTTCATCAGAGGATGGGATAATCATACTCTACGGACAGAAGGAGGTCTCACTCCCGAACAGCTGTGGTGTATGGGACATCTACAAGATCTGGATGAAGGGGAAAGACTTGAG GAACTTCAAGACCCAGACATCGACTGGGAGAGTGTCATACTGCAAGAGGGCTCTAATGGAGCAGTTGTGGTTCCTGAAATGGAATGCCCACTGGATGATGAAGCCCTGGAGGAACTTCAGAGAACTGTTGATCCTCTGGGACATTCTCAGTCACATGGTTGTGACTTATACATGCAGTTCTTGCACAAGGTGTCTGACATTACAACATCAGTAAAAACATAA